From the Gadus chalcogrammus isolate NIFS_2021 chromosome 18, NIFS_Gcha_1.0, whole genome shotgun sequence genome, the window taTAACTCATCATTGATAATAACAATACAAGGCAAATTTCTCGTGAGAAATCATACACAATTTAATGCTGAAACAATGTTGCATTTTCCAATGATAATCAAATGAATGTCACTCATGTTTGGTTTCAGCGATAACAGCGTCCgtggcaaccaccatagcaaccatagaAAACGTTGTATTCAAACAATTTTCTGGCGGGACCTGAAAGGATATTTAATGACGAATAATGACGGTATAATAGGTAAGGgtcgggataatgtatagaacgccggtcattatcaggaaaataagccACGAcagaaggggcttatttttgataatgacgttctatacattatcccgcttattacacagctacttgccaaaacgaaaaaattataataacttaacagtgtgtctttttaccatttatttgttaccagcattcgtagtgttgatcggcTGAGAGTACGCCAAATAGTACGCCAAAGacattgacgtcgcttagcaaccgagtacgcTGGGATTGATAAGTCActggactacttgcggagtaatACGAAAGACGGTAAAAAATCAAATTTTCTTGACagtggtcaattatacttagcaacggtgaattatcaaatataattcaccgccagaagttgtgaagggcccatgcaagtgaacggagcgttccactgcattgagaagatctgtgtaataagtaagggataatgtatagaacattagtcattattgggaaaataagccccgacagggcgaacaggacaccgacacgaagcagaggtgtcttgcttcgccctgaaggggcttattatTCGATAATGACCTGTGACATTCTacacattatcccgcttattataCGGCTACTTGTCAAAACGAaataataacttcacatggtgtgtctttttacaatttatttgctACCAGCATTCgtggtgttgatcagcagagaaatagtccgctaAAGAAGTTGACGTCGCTACAACTgagtacgctggggttgataaattacctgactacttgcggagtgatatgAATGACGGCAAAAAATCTGTCATTATATGCtgagcaacggtgaattatcaaaaaataattcacTCCCGggagttgtgaagggcccatttaagggaacggagcgttccacgacATTAagaagagctgtgtaataagGAGTAATAACAACTTGATGTCATATAAAATCAGTGAATGAAGATTATGACaatgaaatgcacatttcttacAAGAAATGttgtaaaaacacattttaatgccaaatctatatcaaaatattgcatttccattgagaataaaataaatgccagccatcttgtttgtttttgcagaCAGTAACTTGACGGTCACGTGACGTGGACACACAGGCATTCAGAAAATAATGGGCCAAAAAAACACTGTCAGCACTATAGTGCTTTAACAATATGTGGATATGGTTTCAGGGACATATCAAATCCTCATCTCCAATGTTCTCTTCAGCACTAACACACCTGGTTAAACTTTGGGAACCAGTTTCATCAGGAGATACTTCTATTGAAAAGTAACCACAACATTTAttgacaacaacacaacacatttatCCATTAGACTCTGACGGTTTGGAAAAAAGCAACTCGGAACATGACCTGAATCAGATGTCCCACACTAGTCACAAGTGATGTCTTGATGGCAAACAAGTCTTCCCTTTAATTCAAAATGAAGGGCATGTTGAGATTTATCGGGAAAGCCTGGGTTTAACATTTGACAATATTTCCTTCTAAGCATTACAAAgagtaattataattattaacgggttatttattttatgattggtagaaacatcaaacaaacattaattctTCCCATATACAGGTGAATCTCAAAGAGTCATTTTAGACATGCTAACAAAAATCACTTTTCTGATCGTGCTGTATgcaatttaaatatatatctaaataCAAATTAGGAAATCTATAACATTTCTCTGAGGTTAAGATAAGACTTTCTAGCATTTTCAGCATGCAGAATACATTTGTACTTTTCTCACGTCTGCTAATAAAAATGCCAATGCATCTATTTACAATATTCACCTCTTGTCTAGTTTCATGCGTGTGTTCTCCTGTGTCTTTATGTCTCTGTTATGGGGCATACATATGGAAGTAAAtatgtgccatcggattttgaaaataaaaagctattgaattctaagcactgaatatttatgcattgaagtaAACTCTGGATtatttgcctctgaatttaattgaagtaattttcagctttattttttaatgttaaaaaattctaaatcaaatattcaacgttaaaaaatttaacttaaatattttcagcgtccccaaattcaacataAAGTTTTTATTTAATCCAGCGTTAACATTgggggacccaaggaagagcaatcgatcctagatgctagatcgcagTCAAGCAAGGATAGCGAGCGGGTGTTACACACAGAACACTAATGtcttacggcggcgtctagaacgtcatCACAGGCGGCcaacttaggccccgtccacaccaAGCCGAAatgggcgaaaccgttacggtttcgatctatccggtttcggagtatctccgtaaagacggagtcaagcgaaaccgggtagatctgtagaaacgctgtagtacacattccaggcccataaggggcgctgcttctgctacagaaatccagaataaaaataaataagaagaagaggcgagcatgcgcataaagggtgagactccgcgggcttaacagtcattggctagtattggtggatttaatgattcgtgaacgactcctccgcctggtttccggtagcggtaaatcgcattaTGGAATGCACGcaattgcacggttctcagctgagtcagtaagactcagtggagttagtgctaccggaaactcgactgaacgaacgaacgaacgaacgattcgcgaacgactcctcttggcgaactgaatcacgcaaACTGAAtcaaacaaatcattaaatccaccactaccAAGCATCACACCAAACGTAGGCAAAGGGACCTCGGATTGTCCGAGGTTGGTGCGGATGCCCTAATAAATTGGGCTCCTTAACCCACTACAATTACCCTTACGCTGCATGTAAATCCAGCCAAGTAAagttaataaatacatttttattttaattataaaGGTATTTTACAGACCGATACAATAATAGGGCGTTTAGTAAGGTCCACCACGGTTGCTTCTCTCCCAAAAAAggctacagtcagtgtttaatgacgttgatttacccttaagcatttcctattataggctgctgtgtaaaatgctgtttagaattaacgtttatatcaagaaagaaagagaccagCGAGTGACGCTCTTATTCCCGTTCTCCTTGCCTGACCGCGATGGCATCTAGGATggattgctcttccttgggtccccggatgttaacactgaatttcgcacattgaattttgcaggtgactttggcatgttgaatttggggacgttaaaaatatttaagttgaatagcgttgaatatttgattttgtattttttaaagagttatattcagaggcaaaaaatccagatgcgttatttcaatgcataaatattcagtgcataaatattcagtgcataaatattcagtgcttagaattcaatggctttttattttcaaaatccgatggcacagatttacttccataaatATGGGTTATATGGGGTATTTATGTACCATGTGTGATGTGTTAtaagtgttttatatgcagTATGAGTTATCTGTGTAATATTTTATATGGGTAATACACGTTACCTGGTTAACATATGTTACGTATAATCCTTGTTATATATGTGGAACATATTttagtggagtgtgtgtggatgatggctgattgaagcagcctcacctggacgAGCCTGATTGGACTTGGGGCTCACTGAGGCTGCACagctgttgcacattgagtaatcagtgtgcacaggttaaaccagccatctccacaGACACTCTGGGAGATATCCTACATCAACATGGAGCACTATTAGTGCGTTCCAGAGCCCATCCAAAGCAATGGGATGTGGGACTTATCCTACCTGAACTGTACTAGCTCCTACTTGGTGAAGTGGGGGTAGGTCGATCACCCCCCAGTTCAATAGTAGGAGGTTCCACTTCGACGGTGGGATGTTCCACTTCGACAGGCATTCCAGGTCACTTTTCTTAGTTGGAGGTAGGATAAGTCCCACGTCCCACTGGTTTGGATGGGCTCTGGAACGCACCATATCTTCATGTATCATTTGTGCAACTTTTCTACATTGAAccttcaacaccaccagcatGCTTCCTTTGTTTGGAGGAGTTTAGCCAAAGTCCCTAGGTGGAGTGTAGCATTGGAATTAATACTGTGTTATTATGCTATAAATCACATAACTACACACAGattatacatgtacacacataccaTGTGTAAATGGAGTATATGTGTAAATGGTGTTATCTGTGCTGAGGCATGAGCTCTTTCCCCCTATCAACGACTTGCGATGTGGTTTCTCAAGAAAGGCCAAAGAGCAGAACTTTCTTGTCTTCAAATTGAAGCCAGCATGTTAAATCAAAGGTGCTGTGGGTACGATTTGAGAGTTctcaagagagagcaagatttaAAAACAAGAAACCAAAGAACCAAAATGTCCCCACCCTTTCTTCTCATCCCTTCCTACGTTACTacgccattgagaagtgttatctttcacacctgtgattgacaggccagATGCCttccccaaaccaatcaggTAAGAGATACCCtaattggtcagaaattagctGAGGCTCATACAGATGCAACTCAAAACAGAAACTCTCAAAGATCACTAAAATGGTTAGGCCATTTCTAAAATGTCATATTACACTGAAATAGAAgccttacctacagcacctttaagtcTGCACCGATACATCTCAAAGTTTGATCAAAGTTACCATTGGCTGAGTGGTACAAGCCATAGCGCGCCTCCTCAGTTTAACCGaataacaaacaacagaaccgtTAAATTGGATCATTCTTACGGAATCCGACCGCTTGTCTCTGCTGAAACTGAAGCTTGTTCTTCTGACTTTTACTCCACTGGCACATCAGGATGTCGCGGAAGGTGTTGCGGAACTCCTTGTTACACAGGGCGTAACACATGGGGTTGACGGTGCTGTTGACGTAGCACAGCCAGTAGCCCAGGGCCCACAGCGTCTCAGGGATGCAGTCCTGGCAGAAGGTGTTGACCAGCACCATGATGTTGTACGGAGTCCAGGTGATGATGAAGGCAAACAGGATGGCACTCAGCGTCTGAGCCGCTTTCTTCTCGTTCACCTTCTTATCACTCTTGCGCTTGACGATCTGCGTCTTTGGCTTGGAGACAAGTTGCTTTGCATTTGTGGCTTCTTTCATACCGATACCTGGTGGATATTCAGCATTCGATTTTTCTTTCACTTCCCTTGGCTGTCCATAGTTATCTccgtctagagagagagagacagagaaggaaatATAATTTGCTcaattaaataaatagattCTCATGCAAAATTAAATTTTGATTCATATTACTATGATGTTCAACCTTTGGATGGTCCCGATGGTCCCTCTTCTGTCCGTCCTTGGCCCCCATCATCTCCTGAGCCTTGCAAAAAAACATCTGCAGCCACGGAGTAAACAGCTTCAGTGTTTCCTtttgcttcctcctcctccgagtcTGTCTTGTTGTCTTCGTTGTTACAGCCCTCACTGCTGCTGCCCTCGGTCTCACCAACAGTCGTTGTGGTACTAGACCTCTTTGAGGACTGACAAGAAGACAGCATTAATGAGAACCAAAAGTTTAATCTGCTCCTGTGGCTCTTTCCGGCATACTTGCGTTTCCCGGCAGCAGCCTGCTGGCTCAGCTCATTTCCGCTGCAGTGCTGAATGTTGTTTATCTGATTGAGAGAGTCTGAGGACTCATGCTGCCCACTGCGCCCGCTCATCTGACCAGAGCCACGGGCGCTGTCGTCTGCTTGGGGCTGGCTCATGCCTGAACCAGACCCACCGAGGACTGCAAGATTCTTTGCTCGGTTCTCAGTTTCCTGGTATATCTTCCAGAAGAGGACGGACATGATGGTCACGGGCAGGTAGAAGGCTGCGATGGCCGTGCAGAACGTGATGATGGGCTCTTTGAGGAACTGGATGTAGCACTGGTTGGGCAGGACGGTACGCTCCCCGACGAGGTACTGCCAGAACAAGATGGCTGGAGCCCAGAGGATGAAGGAGATGGACCAGGCTAACCCGATCATGATCATGGCGCGCTTGGTGGTCCTCTTGGCCCGGTAGGTCAGTGGCCTGGTCACTGAAAAGAACCTGAGATGAAGAAGATTAAGACAAGGCTTGTGTACTAAATTGGCGTGTACTGTCCTTCTTAAGGAGATTTCCTTAAAGGTTAGTGATTGTTTCCTCTGACAGGAACCTCTTTAGTGGCACATTTTAATATACTCGCAATATTGTTTTCTACCTAAACAAATAGTCAAATAGCGTTAAAGTACGATGGATCATGTTTACGTGCAAGTAAATCCAAAGAGAACAGGGAGGAAAATGTGTGCACCTGTCAAAGCTGATGACCAGCAGGTTCATGACCGAGGCGTTACTGGCCACATAGTCGATGGCCAGCCACAGGTCACAGACCACCGGCCCCAGGGCCCACTGGTCCATGATTATGTAGGTGGTGTACAGGTTCATGGACAGCGTGCCGATGGTCAGGTCGGCGAACGCCAAACTCAGCAGGTAGTAGTTGTTCACAGTCTTCAAGGCCTTGTTGATCTTAAAGGAAACCAAAACCAGGATGTTCCCGATAACGGTGACCAGCGACAGGCAGCCTGTGAGGAAGACGATGACGAtcacctggaggagagggatACATCTCATTTGTGGAACAGCAGtggatgctttttttttttatatgctgCTGACAACAGAATAACAAGATCTCGTGAGGAGGACAAAGTACCGGAGATGGGTTTTCGGTGCTGCTTAGACATATTAGCCTAGCAACAGAGTTAACAAATGATTAATGTTTTGCTGGGGTTAGTGGAAGATGATGAAAGTGTCACAGCAGTCTTCTCTCCATATTT encodes:
- the chrm3b gene encoding muscarinic acetylcholine receptor M1, encoding MTFNTSVYHGLFLSNHSLGESSHESSEVLNISRGWEQSNGSSTLGQGGDSNHSRVNQTPTYGAAEYGTLGGHTVLQVIVIVFLTGCLSLVTVIGNILVLVSFKINKALKTVNNYYLLSLAFADLTIGTLSMNLYTTYIIMDQWALGPVVCDLWLAIDYVASNASVMNLLVISFDRFFSVTRPLTYRAKRTTKRAMIMIGLAWSISFILWAPAILFWQYLVGERTVLPNQCYIQFLKEPIITFCTAIAAFYLPVTIMSVLFWKIYQETENRAKNLAVLGGSGSGMSQPQADDSARGSGQMSGRSGQHESSDSLNQINNIQHCSGNELSQQAAAGKRKYAGKSHRSRLNFWFSLMLSSCQSSKRSSTTTTVGETEGSSSEGCNNEDNKTDSEEEEAKGNTEAVYSVAADVFLQGSGDDGGQGRTEEGPSGPSKDGDNYGQPREVKEKSNAEYPPGIGMKEATNAKQLVSKPKTQIVKRKSDKKVNEKKAAQTLSAILFAFIITWTPYNIMVLVNTFCQDCIPETLWALGYWLCYVNSTVNPMCYALCNKEFRNTFRDILMCQWSKSQKNKLQFQQRQAVGFRKNDPI